A window of Polaribacter litorisediminis contains these coding sequences:
- a CDS encoding NifU family protein, protein MQETKITIQETTNDTILKFNSSTVLINGGSYEYTNIDEAKESPLAQQLFYLPFVKKIFVTANFIAIQRFDIVQWLDVQEEVAEQIEAYLNDGNVVVTEKTTSGKKEAIEVYAEVTPNPAVMKFGSNKALTQTDVEFKNIDEASKSSPLAQAIFTFPFVKEVFISDNYISVTKYDMVEWNEVFAELRTFIREYLVAGKTIIKELPSKTVATETEDVAPVVALEGIPGQIVDILDEYIKPAVAGDGGNIAFRSYDEVNKVVSVVLQGACSGCPSSTATLKNGIETLLKDMLPNQINEVIAING, encoded by the coding sequence ATGCAAGAGACAAAAATTACAATTCAAGAAACCACAAACGACACCATATTAAAATTTAATAGTTCTACAGTTTTAATAAATGGAGGTAGTTACGAATATACCAATATCGATGAGGCAAAAGAATCACCTTTAGCACAACAATTATTCTATTTACCTTTTGTAAAAAAGATTTTTGTAACCGCTAATTTTATTGCCATTCAGCGTTTTGATATTGTTCAATGGCTCGATGTGCAAGAAGAAGTTGCAGAACAAATTGAAGCCTATTTAAATGATGGAAATGTGGTAGTTACTGAAAAAACTACGTCAGGCAAAAAGGAAGCAATAGAAGTTTATGCTGAAGTTACTCCGAATCCAGCAGTAATGAAATTCGGTTCTAATAAAGCATTAACGCAAACTGATGTTGAGTTTAAAAATATTGATGAAGCCAGTAAATCATCACCATTAGCACAAGCAATTTTTACATTTCCTTTTGTAAAAGAAGTATTTATATCTGATAACTATATTTCTGTGACCAAATATGATATGGTAGAATGGAATGAGGTTTTTGCAGAATTAAGAACTTTTATTCGTGAATATTTAGTAGCAGGAAAAACCATCATTAAAGAATTACCAAGTAAAACAGTAGCAACCGAAACTGAAGATGTAGCACCTGTTGTTGCTTTAGAAGGTATTCCTGGACAAATTGTAGATATTTTAGATGAATATATAAAACCTGCAGTTGCTGGTGATGGAGGTAACATTGCGTTTAGGTCTTATGATGAAGTTAACAAAGTAGTGAGTGTTGTTTTACAAGGCGCTTGCAGTGGTTGCCCATCCTCTACTGCTACTTTAAAAAACGGAATCGAAACTTTGTTAAAAGATATGTTGCCAAATCAAATTAATGAGGTGATTGCAATTAACGGATAA
- a CDS encoding porin family protein: MNQKILLFIFFVMISKVFLAQRDRVENLPSFDKRKIHYGFYLGLNQNDFKLNYKNSVIAEPDISIEPAVGFNVGLIAELRLHKNLSLRFEPGLMSNTKVISFNHLDISNPAQSIREVSSTFLHAPLVFKFSTDRYKNMRPYLLGGISYDYNFSSNEDNQDDNSAGQFRMKTHNFMYELGVGVDIYLYFFKFSPSIRGVFAINNETKYDDDPNSQWTAPINFMGTRGVFLNFAFE; this comes from the coding sequence ATGAATCAAAAAATTCTTCTTTTTATTTTTTTCGTAATGATTTCTAAAGTGTTTTTAGCACAAAGAGATCGCGTAGAAAACTTACCTAGCTTCGATAAGAGAAAAATACATTATGGTTTTTACTTGGGTTTAAATCAAAATGATTTTAAACTTAATTATAAAAATAGTGTCATAGCTGAACCCGATATTTCTATTGAACCTGCTGTAGGTTTTAACGTAGGTTTAATTGCAGAATTGCGCCTACATAAAAACTTAAGTTTACGCTTCGAACCAGGCTTAATGAGCAATACGAAAGTAATTTCATTCAATCATTTAGACATCTCTAACCCGGCACAAAGTATTAGAGAAGTTAGTTCTACTTTTTTACATGCTCCTTTGGTCTTTAAATTTAGTACCGACCGATACAAAAATATGCGTCCTTATTTGTTAGGTGGCATTTCTTACGACTACAACTTCTCAAGCAATGAAGACAATCAAGATGATAATTCTGCTGGACAATTTAGAATGAAAACGCACAACTTTATGTACGAGTTAGGCGTGGGCGTTGATATCTATTTATATTTCTTCAAATTTTCACCATCAATTCGTGGTGTTTTTGCTATTAATAATGAGACAAAATACGATGATGACCCTAATAGCCAATGGACTGCTCCTATTAATTTTATGGGAACTCGCGGTGTTTTCTTGAATTTTGCTTTTGAATAA
- the ruvA gene encoding Holliday junction branch migration protein RuvA has product MITQVRGRLIEKSPTEVVVDCAGVGYLLHISLNTFSSLPADENVVLFTHLSIREDAHTLFGFINKTEREIFKLLISVSGVGPSIARTMLSSMTWEEIQNAIASENVSLIQSVKGIGIKTAQRVIVDLKDKILKTYEIDEVSFAKSNTNKDEALSALEVLGFNRRQSDKIVSAILKENADASVEKIIKLALKNL; this is encoded by the coding sequence ATGATTACACAAGTTAGAGGTAGATTAATTGAAAAAAGTCCGACAGAGGTCGTTGTAGATTGCGCCGGTGTTGGCTATTTATTGCATATTTCTTTAAACACTTTTTCTAGTTTGCCTGCAGATGAAAATGTAGTTTTATTCACGCATCTATCTATCAGAGAAGATGCACACACGCTTTTTGGTTTCATTAATAAAACAGAAAGAGAAATTTTTAAATTATTAATTTCTGTTTCTGGCGTTGGCCCAAGTATTGCAAGAACCATGTTATCTTCTATGACTTGGGAAGAAATACAAAATGCCATTGCATCAGAAAATGTATCGTTAATTCAGTCTGTAAAAGGGATTGGTATAAAAACGGCACAAAGAGTTATTGTAGATTTAAAAGATAAAATTTTAAAAACCTACGAGATTGATGAAGTTTCTTTTGCAAAAAGCAATACTAATAAAGATGAAGCGTTATCTGCTTTAGAGGTTTTAGGTTTTAATAGAAGACAATCAGATAAAATTGTAAGTGCTATTTTAAAAGAAAATGCTGATGCCTCAGTAGAAAAAATCATAAAATTAGCTTTAAAAAATTTATAA
- a CDS encoding NADP-dependent malic enzyme, translating into MSDSRKRHEALLYHAKPKPGKIAVVPTKKYATQHDLALAYSPGVAEPCLEIAKDRNNVYKYTAKGNLVAVISNGTAVLGLGDIGPEASKPVMEGKGLLFKIFADIDVFDIEVDTTDVEQFIATVKAIAPTFGGINLEDIKAPEAFEIERRLKEELDIPVMHDDQHGTAIISAAALKNAIEITKKDISKVNIVVNGAGAAAISCTRLYLELGAVRENIVMCDSKGVIRKDRETLTSQKAEFATSKDIHTLEEAMQNADVFIGLSTGNVVTPEMLLAMGKDPIVFAMANPVPEIDYDLAIATRDDLVMATGRSDHPNQVNNVLGFPFIFRGALDVRATKINEEMKMAAVHALANLAKKSVPEQVNIVYDEVSLTFGREYIIPKPFDPRLIYEIPPAIAKAAMESGVALEPITDWNKYREELMERSGSGSKEIRLIHNRAKSNLKRIVFAEADHLDVLKAAQRVHEEKLGHPILLGRKEVILELKEEIGFTDDVPIFDPKTDEERERRSRFGHAYWKTRQRKGRTLSEAKKLMRERNYFAAMMVNENEADALITGYSRPYPSVVKPILELISKDKGISKVAACNLMLTKQGPIFLADTTININPSAKDLVKITQMTASLAKMFGMKPNVAMLSFSNFGSSNTETSKKIRESVAHMHRHFPDLVVDGEIQADFALNPEMLAKEFPFSKLNGKKVNVLIFPNLESANITYKLLKQLEGAESIGPVILGLSKAVHVLQLGASVDEMVNMAALAAVDAQQREKNRN; encoded by the coding sequence ATGAGCGATTCTAGAAAAAGACACGAAGCACTACTCTATCACGCAAAACCAAAACCTGGAAAAATAGCAGTTGTTCCTACCAAAAAATATGCAACTCAACACGATTTAGCATTGGCATATTCTCCTGGTGTGGCAGAACCTTGTTTAGAAATAGCAAAAGACAGAAACAATGTTTATAAATATACAGCGAAAGGCAATTTAGTTGCTGTAATTTCTAACGGAACAGCAGTTTTAGGCTTGGGTGATATTGGCCCAGAAGCTTCAAAACCTGTCATGGAAGGAAAAGGTTTACTTTTCAAAATTTTTGCTGATATCGATGTTTTTGACATTGAAGTTGATACAACTGATGTTGAGCAATTTATAGCTACTGTAAAAGCAATTGCACCTACTTTTGGGGGCATCAATTTAGAAGATATAAAAGCTCCGGAAGCTTTCGAAATAGAAAGACGTTTAAAAGAAGAATTAGACATCCCAGTAATGCATGATGATCAGCATGGAACCGCTATTATATCTGCTGCTGCATTAAAAAATGCCATAGAAATTACAAAAAAAGATATTTCTAAAGTGAATATCGTTGTAAATGGTGCGGGTGCTGCGGCAATTTCTTGTACACGTTTGTATTTAGAATTGGGCGCTGTAAGAGAAAATATTGTAATGTGCGATAGCAAAGGGGTTATCAGAAAAGATAGAGAAACTTTAACTTCTCAAAAAGCAGAATTTGCAACCTCAAAAGATATACATACACTTGAAGAAGCCATGCAAAATGCTGATGTTTTTATCGGCTTGTCTACGGGGAATGTTGTAACACCAGAAATGCTGTTAGCAATGGGTAAAGACCCTATTGTTTTTGCCATGGCAAACCCAGTTCCTGAGATAGATTATGATTTAGCAATAGCAACACGAGATGATCTTGTAATGGCAACGGGTAGATCAGACCATCCTAATCAAGTAAATAACGTACTTGGTTTTCCATTTATTTTTAGAGGTGCTTTAGATGTTAGAGCTACTAAAATAAATGAGGAAATGAAAATGGCTGCCGTGCATGCTTTGGCTAATTTGGCAAAAAAATCGGTTCCTGAACAAGTAAATATTGTATATGATGAAGTAAGCTTAACTTTTGGTAGAGAATACATCATTCCGAAACCTTTTGATCCTCGTTTAATTTATGAAATTCCACCAGCAATTGCAAAAGCAGCGATGGAATCTGGTGTGGCTTTAGAACCTATTACCGATTGGAATAAATATAGAGAAGAACTCATGGAACGTTCTGGATCTGGAAGCAAAGAAATTAGACTTATTCATAACCGTGCAAAAAGTAATCTAAAACGAATTGTGTTTGCAGAAGCAGATCATTTAGATGTCTTAAAGGCAGCACAAAGAGTGCATGAAGAAAAATTAGGACACCCTATTTTATTAGGAAGAAAAGAGGTTATTTTAGAATTAAAAGAAGAAATTGGTTTTACTGATGATGTGCCCATCTTTGACCCAAAAACAGATGAAGAAAGAGAAAGAAGAAGTCGTTTTGGGCATGCATACTGGAAAACAAGACAACGAAAAGGAAGAACATTGTCTGAAGCGAAAAAATTAATGCGTGAGCGTAATTATTTTGCAGCCATGATGGTCAATGAAAATGAAGCAGATGCCTTAATTACTGGATACTCGAGACCTTATCCTTCAGTAGTAAAACCTATTTTAGAATTGATTTCAAAGGATAAAGGAATTTCTAAAGTTGCCGCTTGTAATTTAATGCTCACAAAACAAGGTCCTATATTTTTAGCAGACACCACAATTAATATCAACCCTTCTGCAAAAGATTTAGTAAAAATTACTCAAATGACTGCTAGCCTGGCAAAAATGTTTGGTATGAAACCAAATGTTGCGATGCTTTCTTTTTCTAATTTTGGATCGTCTAACACAGAAACTTCTAAAAAAATTAGAGAATCTGTTGCGCACATGCATCGTCATTTTCCTGATTTGGTTGTTGATGGAGAAATTCAAGCAGATTTTGCTTTGAATCCAGAAATGTTAGCAAAAGAATTTCCGTTTTCTAAATTAAACGGAAAAAAAGTAAATGTCTTAATTTTTCCAAATTTAGAATCGGCAAATATCACTTATAAACTATTAAAACAATTAGAAGGCGCTGAATCTATTGGACCTGTAATTTTAGGTTTAAGTAAAGCTGTACATGTTTTACAGTTAGGAGCTAGTGTAGATGAAATGGTAAATATGGCCGCTTTAGCAGCTGTAGATGCACAGCAAAGAGAAAAAAACAGAAATTAG
- the ubiE gene encoding bifunctional demethylmenaquinone methyltransferase/2-methoxy-6-polyprenyl-1,4-benzoquinol methylase UbiE has product MSAEKINPYKDSQLGKKEQVAQMFDNISGNYDGLNRVISLGIDVKWRKKVVAIVGKNNPKQILDIATGTGDLALMMAALKPDRIVGLDISAGMLDVGKQKIAKANLSNKIEMIVGDSEDMPFDDATFDAITVSFGVRNFANLAKGLQEIARVLKPTGVLVILETSNPVKFPFKQGYKLYTNLFLPVVGKLFSKDKVAYSYLSESANSFPFGEAFNNILQKNGFKHTTDTPVTFGVATIYTASK; this is encoded by the coding sequence ATGTCAGCAGAAAAAATAAATCCATATAAAGATTCTCAATTAGGAAAAAAAGAGCAAGTTGCTCAAATGTTTGATAATATCTCTGGTAATTATGATGGATTAAACCGTGTTATTTCTCTAGGAATTGATGTAAAATGGCGTAAAAAAGTTGTAGCAATTGTGGGTAAAAATAATCCGAAGCAAATTTTAGATATTGCTACAGGTACCGGAGATTTAGCTTTAATGATGGCCGCCTTAAAACCAGATAGAATTGTGGGTTTAGATATTTCTGCAGGAATGTTAGATGTTGGTAAACAAAAAATTGCCAAAGCTAATTTATCAAATAAAATAGAAATGATTGTAGGTGATTCTGAAGATATGCCTTTTGATGATGCTACTTTTGATGCTATTACAGTTTCTTTTGGTGTTAGAAATTTTGCCAATTTAGCAAAAGGTCTTCAAGAAATTGCAAGAGTTTTAAAACCTACAGGAGTTTTAGTAATTTTAGAAACGTCGAATCCTGTAAAATTTCCTTTTAAGCAAGGATATAAACTTTACACAAATTTATTCTTACCGGTTGTGGGTAAATTGTTTTCCAAAGACAAGGTTGCATACTCGTACTTATCAGAATCTGCAAATTCTTTTCCTTTTGGAGAAGCTTTCAACAATATTTTACAAAAAAATGGGTTTAAACATACAACAGACACTCCAGTAACATTTGGAGTTGCCACAATTTATACCGCAAGTAAGTAA